One segment of Zhihengliuella halotolerans DNA contains the following:
- the rpsP gene encoding 30S ribosomal protein S16: MAVKIRLKRFGKMRAPYYRIVVMDSRNKRDGRAIEEIGKYHPTEEPSFIEVQSERAQYWLSVGAQPTEQVAAILKITGDWQKFKGLPGQEGTLRTKAPKEAFVAPDKESVILPEATTPKAAKAEAPAADAAEAESTEAE, translated from the coding sequence GTGGCCGTTAAGATTCGTCTGAAGCGCTTCGGCAAGATGCGCGCCCCGTACTACCGCATCGTCGTCATGGACTCGCGCAACAAGCGCGATGGCCGTGCCATCGAGGAGATCGGCAAGTACCACCCGACCGAGGAGCCCTCGTTCATCGAGGTCCAGTCCGAGCGCGCTCAGTACTGGCTCTCCGTCGGCGCCCAGCCGACCGAGCAGGTCGCCGCGATCCTCAAGATCACCGGTGACTGGCAGAAGTTCAAGGGCCTGCCGGGCCAGGAAGGCACCCTGCGGACCAAGGCTCCGAAGGAAGCTTTCGTTGCTCCCGACAAGGAGTCGGTCATCCTTCCGGAGGCCACCACCCCGAAGGCCGCCAAGGCTGAGGCCCCGGCCGCTGACGCCGCTGAGGCTGAGTCCACCGAGGCTGAGTAG
- the rimM gene encoding ribosome maturation factor RimM (Essential for efficient processing of 16S rRNA) codes for MRLQVARIGKPHGIRGEVTVQVMTDVPEERFVPGVVLEVEPESAGTLTVSRARWNKEILLLAFAEVGDRNAAEALRGAKLFVETDEEEPVDDDAWYAHDLVGLAALVDGERIGTVSGLRQGDVQDLLEIELTSGGDALVPFVEEIVPEVDLEAGHVLMTPPAGLLELNQPEDPEAGS; via the coding sequence ATGCGCCTGCAGGTGGCACGCATCGGAAAGCCGCATGGCATCCGCGGAGAAGTGACGGTTCAGGTGATGACCGACGTCCCCGAGGAGCGGTTCGTGCCCGGCGTCGTGCTCGAGGTCGAGCCCGAGTCTGCTGGAACCCTGACCGTCTCCCGGGCCCGCTGGAACAAAGAGATCCTGCTGCTCGCCTTCGCCGAGGTGGGCGACCGCAACGCGGCCGAGGCGCTGCGCGGTGCCAAGCTCTTCGTGGAGACCGATGAAGAAGAGCCGGTCGACGACGACGCGTGGTACGCGCACGACCTCGTCGGCCTGGCCGCCCTCGTCGACGGCGAGCGGATCGGCACGGTCAGCGGACTGCGCCAAGGCGACGTGCAGGATCTCCTCGAAATCGAGCTGACTTCCGGCGGGGACGCGCTCGTACCGTTCGTCGAAGAAATCGTCCCCGAGGTGGACCTCGAGGCGGGACACGTCCTCATGACTCCGCCCGCGGGCCTGCTGGAACTGAACCAGCCCGAGGACCCGGAGGCAGGGAGCTAA
- the trmD gene encoding tRNA (guanosine(37)-N1)-methyltransferase TrmD yields MRIDVVSIFPEYLAALDLSLIGKARRDGLLDVNVHDLRDHAHDRHRTVDDTPYGGGAGMVMKAGPWSEVLTGIRESAEPRSGGKRPVLIVPSPAGAVFNQRMAYDLAEEDHLVFACGRYEGIDERVVEWSREHFDVRPVSLGDYVLNGGEVAVLAMVEAVGRLIPGVVGNPESLVEESHSDGLLEYPVYTKPSEWNERPIPEVLLSGNHAKIARWRRDEQFRRTAERRPDLIFALEPESLDKGDRAVLAECGYEVGTDGVRAVEKP; encoded by the coding sequence GTGCGCATCGACGTCGTTAGCATCTTCCCCGAATACCTGGCCGCGCTGGACCTGTCCCTGATCGGCAAAGCCCGACGCGACGGCCTGCTGGACGTGAACGTGCACGACCTGCGCGACCACGCCCACGATCGTCACCGGACGGTCGACGACACTCCCTACGGCGGGGGTGCGGGCATGGTCATGAAAGCCGGTCCGTGGTCCGAGGTGCTGACAGGTATCCGCGAATCTGCCGAGCCCCGCAGCGGCGGCAAGCGTCCCGTGTTGATCGTTCCCTCGCCCGCCGGGGCCGTCTTCAACCAGCGGATGGCCTACGATCTCGCCGAGGAGGACCACCTGGTCTTCGCTTGCGGGCGCTATGAGGGGATTGACGAACGTGTGGTGGAGTGGTCCCGGGAGCACTTCGACGTGCGACCGGTCAGCCTCGGGGACTACGTGCTCAACGGGGGAGAAGTCGCTGTCCTCGCCATGGTCGAGGCCGTGGGACGGCTCATCCCCGGCGTGGTCGGCAACCCCGAGTCGTTGGTGGAGGAGTCGCATTCAGACGGCCTGCTCGAGTACCCGGTCTACACCAAGCCGTCTGAGTGGAATGAGCGGCCGATCCCGGAGGTGCTGCTCTCGGGCAACCACGCGAAGATCGCCCGCTGGCGCCGCGACGAGCAATTCCGCCGCACCGCCGAGCGACGCCCCGACCTCATCTTCGCGCTCGAACCGGAGTCCCTCGACAAGGGCGACCGCGCCGTCTTGGCCGAATGCGGCTACGAAGTGGGAACCGACGGCGTGCGCGCAGTCGAAAAGCCCTGA
- a CDS encoding RNA-binding protein, which produces MLAEALDHLVRGIVDSPDDVEVSSKENRRGDMLEVRVHPDDLGRVIGRQGRTAKSLRTVVAALAGGQPTRVDVVDTDRRR; this is translated from the coding sequence ATGCTGGCAGAAGCCCTCGACCACTTGGTGCGCGGAATCGTCGATTCGCCCGATGACGTGGAGGTCTCCTCGAAGGAGAACCGCCGCGGTGACATGCTCGAGGTGCGGGTCCACCCGGACGACCTCGGGCGGGTGATCGGCCGACAAGGGCGCACGGCCAAGTCGCTGCGCACTGTCGTCGCCGCGCTGGCCGGTGGTCAGCCGACTCGGGTCGACGTGGTCGACACCGATCGTCGGCGCTGA
- the ffh gene encoding signal recognition particle protein — MFNSLSDRLTATFKNLRGKGRLTEADVDGTVREIRRALLDADVAVPVVRSFVSRVKERALGLEVSQSLNPGQQVVKIVNEQLVEILGGQTRRINLAKNPPTVIMLAGLQGAGKTTLAGKLAKHLKSEGHTPLLVACDLQRPNAVKQLQINGERAGVPVYAPHPGVSSEFEEATGDPVVVAGNGVSEARQKQHDVVIVDTAGRLGVDEEMMKQAADIRAAINPHEVLFVIDSMIGQDAVNTAQAFNEGVDFTGVVLSKLDGDARGGAALSVTHVTGKPVMFASTGEGLDDFEVFHPDRMAGRILEMGDILTLIEQAEKSWDKDEAERMAQKFVDQEDFTLEDFLAQMQQVRKMGSMKKMLSMMPGAAISKQQLEQFDESQIDRIEAIVRSMTPHERVAPKLLNGSRRARIARGSGVHVSEVNQLMERFSQAQKMMKKMASGGGMPGMPGGGAKGKKQVGKGKKKQKFGNPAKAAQAAKEQSQKKTSLPSGAAFGQAPKELDPSALPKGFDKFLK, encoded by the coding sequence GTGTTTAATTCACTCTCCGACCGCCTGACAGCCACCTTCAAGAATCTCCGTGGCAAAGGCCGCCTCACCGAGGCCGACGTCGACGGCACGGTCCGCGAAATCCGACGTGCCCTGTTGGACGCCGACGTCGCGGTGCCGGTGGTCCGCTCCTTCGTGAGTCGCGTCAAGGAGCGCGCGCTGGGCCTCGAGGTCAGCCAGTCGCTGAACCCGGGCCAGCAGGTCGTGAAGATCGTCAACGAGCAGCTGGTCGAGATTCTCGGTGGGCAGACCCGCCGCATCAACCTCGCGAAGAACCCGCCAACCGTGATCATGCTCGCGGGCCTGCAGGGTGCCGGTAAGACGACCCTCGCCGGAAAGCTCGCCAAGCACCTCAAGTCGGAGGGGCACACCCCGCTGCTCGTGGCCTGCGACCTGCAGCGCCCGAACGCGGTCAAGCAGCTCCAGATCAACGGAGAGCGGGCCGGCGTGCCGGTCTACGCTCCGCACCCGGGTGTCTCGAGCGAGTTCGAGGAGGCCACGGGCGATCCCGTGGTTGTCGCCGGAAACGGTGTCTCCGAGGCGCGCCAGAAGCAGCACGACGTCGTGATCGTTGACACCGCCGGCCGCCTCGGCGTCGACGAGGAGATGATGAAGCAGGCTGCGGACATCCGCGCCGCCATCAACCCGCACGAAGTCCTGTTCGTGATCGACTCGATGATCGGTCAGGACGCGGTCAACACCGCGCAGGCGTTCAACGAAGGTGTCGACTTCACCGGAGTGGTCCTCTCCAAGCTCGACGGCGACGCTCGCGGTGGCGCGGCCCTGTCCGTGACGCACGTGACCGGCAAGCCGGTCATGTTCGCCTCGACGGGTGAGGGTCTGGACGACTTCGAGGTCTTCCACCCGGACCGCATGGCCGGCCGCATCCTCGAGATGGGCGACATCCTCACGCTCATCGAGCAGGCGGAGAAGTCCTGGGACAAGGACGAAGCCGAGCGCATGGCGCAGAAGTTCGTCGACCAGGAGGACTTCACGCTCGAAGACTTCCTCGCCCAGATGCAGCAGGTCCGCAAGATGGGCTCGATGAAGAAGATGCTCTCGATGATGCCCGGTGCGGCGATTTCGAAGCAGCAGCTCGAGCAGTTCGACGAGAGCCAGATCGACCGCATCGAGGCCATCGTGCGCTCGATGACCCCCCACGAGCGGGTCGCGCCGAAGCTTCTCAACGGTTCGCGCCGTGCCCGTATCGCCCGCGGCTCCGGCGTGCACGTCTCAGAGGTCAACCAGCTCATGGAGCGCTTCAGCCAGGCCCAGAAGATGATGAAGAAGATGGCCTCCGGCGGCGGCATGCCCGGCATGCCCGGTGGTGGGGCCAAGGGCAAGAAGCAGGTCGGCAAGGGGAAGAAGAAGCAGAAGTTCGGCAACCCCGCCAAGGCGGCGCAGGCGGCCAAAGAGCAGTCGCAGAAGAAGACGAGCCTCCCGAGTGGCGCCGCCTTCGGGCAGGCTCCCAAGGAGCTCGATCCGTCGGCGCTGCCCAAGGGCTTCGACAAGTTCCTCAAGTAG
- the rplS gene encoding 50S ribosomal protein L19 → MNILDSVNAATLRNDVPDFRPGDTVKVHVNIIEGKNTRVQIFQGYVLGRQGAGVGETFTVRKVSFGVGVERTFPVHSPVIEKIEIAARGDVRRAKLYYMRDRHGKAARIKEKRDFKGAK, encoded by the coding sequence ATGAACATCCTCGATTCCGTTAACGCGGCTACCCTGCGCAACGACGTTCCGGACTTCCGCCCGGGCGACACCGTCAAGGTGCACGTGAACATCATCGAAGGCAAGAACACCCGTGTTCAGATCTTCCAGGGCTACGTCCTGGGCCGCCAGGGTGCCGGCGTCGGTGAGACCTTCACCGTCCGCAAGGTGTCCTTCGGCGTCGGCGTGGAGCGCACCTTCCCGGTGCACTCCCCGGTGATCGAAAAGATCGAGATCGCCGCACGCGGCGACGTGCGCCGCGCCAAGCTGTACTACATGCGCGACCGCCACGGCAAGGCTGCACGCATCAAGGAGAAGCGCGACTTCAAGGGTGCCAAGTAA
- a CDS encoding P-II family nitrogen regulator: MKLVTAIVRPDKLDAIRGALESYGVQGLTVSEASGYGRQRGHTEVYRGAEYTVDLLQKARVEVLVSDEWSSDIVDVLVATANTGRAGDGKVWVVTVDEAVRVRTGERGDAAL, encoded by the coding sequence ATGAAACTCGTGACTGCCATCGTTCGTCCCGACAAGCTGGACGCCATCCGCGGCGCCCTCGAGAGCTACGGCGTGCAGGGGCTGACCGTTTCCGAGGCCAGCGGCTACGGCCGCCAGCGCGGACACACCGAGGTCTACCGCGGTGCCGAGTACACCGTGGATCTGCTGCAGAAGGCCCGCGTCGAGGTCCTCGTCTCAGACGAATGGTCGAGCGACATCGTCGATGTCCTCGTCGCGACCGCGAATACCGGCCGCGCCGGGGACGGCAAGGTCTGGGTCGTGACCGTGGACGAAGCCGTGCGCGTGCGCACTGGCGAACGCGGGGATGCCGCGCTCTAA